One window from the genome of Pseudomonas sp. L5B5 encodes:
- a CDS encoding transcription elongation factor GreAB — protein MNKQSVYRLVLQQLQDDLDVAVRAAQTAYETATHEENVAENKYDTLGLEASYLAAGQSRRVEEIRQALNLWQNLVLRSDNPQSGIQIGTLLGLEDEDGHEQWLFLGPDGAGLKVQVVGQLVTVITPRSPMGQGLLGKFEDNEVEIVVAGTRRQFTVTEVC, from the coding sequence ATGAATAAACAGTCCGTGTACCGATTAGTCCTGCAACAGCTTCAGGACGATCTGGATGTCGCCGTGCGCGCAGCGCAAACGGCCTACGAAACCGCAACCCATGAAGAGAATGTCGCCGAAAACAAGTATGACACCCTGGGGCTGGAGGCTTCGTACCTGGCGGCTGGCCAGTCCCGACGAGTGGAGGAAATCCGCCAGGCCCTGAACCTCTGGCAGAACCTGGTGCTGCGCTCCGACAACCCGCAATCGGGCATCCAGATCGGCACCTTGCTGGGCCTGGAGGACGAAGATGGCCACGAACAATGGCTGTTCCTCGGTCCAGATGGGGCAGGCCTGAAGGTCCAGGTGGTCGGGCAACTGGTGACGGTCATCACCCCGCGCTCCCCCATGGGCCAGGGCCTGCTGGGCAAGTTCGAAGACAATGAGGTGGAAATCGTGGTAGCCGGCACCCGGCGACAGTTCACTGTCACCGAGGTGTGCTAG
- the earP gene encoding elongation factor P maturation arginine rhamnosyltransferase EarP yields the protein MKASWDIFCSVVDNYGDIGVTWRLARQLVAEHHCAVRLWVDDLRAFERICPQIDIRQACQQQDGVEVRHWPAQWQPETAADVVIAAFACQLPHVYMEAMADRQQPPLWLNLDYLSAEDWVGGCHGLPSVKFRGVQKYFFFPGFQPQTGGLLREGGLLAQRRAFQADGQARAAFLQALGVMPAAGVRLMSLFAYENAGLGGWLDALACDLHPTHLLVPEGRILGDVQRWLGVDSLAVGNLQVRQSLTVQVLPFIRQEDYDRLLWCCDFNAVRGEDSFVRAQWAGRPMLWHIYRQDEDIHLDKLEAFLALYTRALSPAARAAVQALWRSWNTEAQMAEAWGELLLHWPEVTAHAEQWCLEQGSQVDLAAALVQFYLNWI from the coding sequence ATGAAAGCCTCCTGGGACATTTTTTGCAGCGTGGTCGACAACTACGGCGATATCGGCGTGACCTGGCGCCTGGCCCGGCAACTGGTGGCCGAGCATCACTGTGCGGTGCGCCTGTGGGTCGATGACTTGCGCGCATTCGAGCGGATCTGCCCGCAGATCGATATCCGCCAGGCTTGCCAGCAACAGGACGGGGTCGAGGTCCGGCACTGGCCGGCCCAATGGCAGCCGGAGACCGCTGCCGATGTGGTGATCGCCGCGTTCGCCTGCCAGTTGCCCCATGTCTATATGGAAGCCATGGCCGATCGCCAGCAGCCTCCCCTGTGGCTGAACCTGGATTACCTGAGCGCCGAGGATTGGGTCGGCGGCTGCCATGGCCTACCCTCGGTGAAGTTCCGTGGCGTGCAGAAGTACTTCTTTTTCCCCGGGTTCCAGCCGCAAACCGGCGGACTGTTGCGCGAGGGCGGGCTGCTGGCGCAGCGCCGGGCGTTCCAGGCGGACGGCCAGGCTCGGGCGGCATTTTTGCAGGCGCTGGGGGTAATGCCTGCCGCGGGTGTCCGGTTGATGTCGCTGTTCGCCTACGAGAACGCCGGCCTGGGCGGCTGGCTGGACGCCTTGGCCTGTGATCTGCACCCGACCCACTTGCTGGTGCCCGAGGGGCGTATCCTGGGCGATGTGCAACGCTGGCTGGGCGTCGATTCGCTGGCGGTGGGCAACCTGCAGGTCCGCCAGTCGCTGACGGTGCAAGTCCTGCCGTTCATCCGCCAGGAGGACTACGATCGCCTGCTGTGGTGCTGCGACTTCAATGCGGTACGGGGAGAAGACTCGTTCGTGCGGGCACAATGGGCAGGGCGGCCGATGCTCTGGCACATCTATCGCCAGGATGAAGACATCCACCTGGACAAGCTCGAGGCGTTTCTGGCGCTGTATACCCGAGCCCTGTCTCCCGCAGCCAGGGCGGCGGTCCAGGCGTTGTGGCGGTCCTGGAACACCGAGGCGCAGATGGCCGAAGCCTGGGGAGAACTGCTGCTGCACTGGCCGGAAGTCACCGCGCATGCCGAGCAATGGTGCCTGGAACAGGGCTCGCAGGTCGATCTTGCTGCGGCGCTGGTACAGTTTTACCTAAATTGGATATGA
- a CDS encoding elongation factor P, with the protein MKTGKELKPGTVIRIDNDPWLVQKAEFTKSGRNSAIMKTKLKNLLTGYKTETVYGADDKLDDVILDRKEATLSFISGDSYTFMDTTDYTMYELNAEDIEAVLPFIEEGMTDVCEAVFFEDRLVSVDLPTTIVRQIDYTEGSARGDTSGKVMKPAKLKNGTELSVADFIEIGDMIEIDTREGGSYKGRAKV; encoded by the coding sequence ATGAAAACTGGTAAAGAACTCAAACCCGGTACCGTGATCCGTATCGACAACGATCCTTGGCTGGTTCAGAAAGCTGAATTCACCAAGTCCGGTCGTAACAGCGCGATCATGAAGACCAAGCTGAAGAACCTGTTGACCGGTTACAAGACCGAAACCGTGTACGGTGCGGACGACAAGCTGGACGACGTGATCCTGGATCGCAAAGAAGCGACCCTGTCGTTCATCAGCGGTGACTCCTACACGTTCATGGACACCACCGACTACACCATGTACGAGCTGAACGCTGAAGATATCGAAGCCGTTCTGCCGTTCATCGAAGAAGGCATGACCGACGTTTGTGAAGCCGTGTTCTTCGAAGATCGTCTGGTTTCCGTTGACCTGCCGACCACCATCGTGCGTCAGATCGACTACACCGAAGGTTCCGCTCGTGGTGACACTTCGGGCAAGGTGATGAAGCCTGCCAAACTGAAGAACGGTACCGAGCTGAGCGTTGCGGACTTCATCGAAATCGGCGACATGATCGAGATCGATACCCGCGAAGGCGGTTCCTACAAAGGTCGCGCCAAGGTTTAA
- a CDS encoding organic hydroperoxide resistance protein, with protein MQTLYTAVATSTGGRDGRAVSSDNILDVKLATPKELGGAGGQATNPEQLFAAGYSACFIGALKFVASQSKRKIPDDASITAHVGIGQIPGGFGLDIDLHVNLPGLAQDEAQSLVDAAHQVCPYSNATRGNVDVRLHVSV; from the coding sequence ATGCAGACTCTCTATACCGCAGTTGCAACCTCCACCGGTGGCCGTGACGGCCGCGCCGTATCCAGCGACAACATCCTCGACGTCAAGTTGGCCACCCCCAAGGAGCTGGGGGGCGCGGGTGGACAGGCGACCAATCCCGAACAGCTGTTCGCCGCCGGCTACTCGGCGTGCTTCATCGGTGCCTTGAAGTTCGTCGCCAGCCAGAGCAAGCGCAAGATCCCGGATGACGCCTCGATCACCGCCCATGTCGGCATCGGCCAGATCCCTGGTGGCTTCGGCCTGGACATCGACCTGCACGTCAACCTGCCAGGACTGGCCCAGGACGAGGCACAGAGCCTGGTAGATGCGGCCCACCAGGTCTGCCCCTACTCCAACGCCACTCGCGGCAATGTTGACGTACGCCTGCACGTGAGCGTCTGA
- a CDS encoding MarR family winged helix-turn-helix transcriptional regulator — protein MTTDRITPSTCDPLLLDNQLCFALHSTSLLMTKVYKPLLQGLGLTYPQYLAMLVLWERDGLTVGEISQRLLTDPGSLTPLLKRLESEGLLSRTRSREDERVVIVELTEQGRVLQAQAKEIPQCILGASGQTVAQLRQLQEDLLALRRNLQESL, from the coding sequence ATGACCACCGACCGCATCACCCCATCCACTTGCGATCCGCTGCTGCTGGACAACCAGCTGTGCTTCGCCCTGCACTCCACTTCACTGCTCATGACCAAGGTCTACAAGCCACTGCTGCAAGGCCTGGGGCTGACCTACCCGCAGTATCTGGCGATGCTGGTGCTCTGGGAGCGGGATGGATTGACTGTCGGCGAAATCAGCCAGCGCCTGCTGACCGATCCCGGATCCCTGACTCCCTTGCTCAAGCGCCTGGAGTCCGAGGGACTGCTCAGCCGCACCCGCAGTCGCGAAGACGAACGCGTGGTGATTGTCGAATTGACCGAACAGGGGCGCGTCCTGCAAGCCCAGGCCAAGGAAATACCGCAATGCATCCTCGGTGCAAGCGGCCAGACGGTGGCGCAACTGCGCCAGTTGCAGGAAGACCTCCTGGCCTTGCGCCGCAATCTGCAAGAAAGCCTCTAG
- a CDS encoding LysR family transcriptional regulator: MNPNALTEQLGLFLDVLEAGSFSAAARRHPLTPSAVARRIDGLEKAVGTTLFMRTTHAVVATAAGLAFAERARRIVAELQLARAEAVSLSHAPEGLIRIDAPAAFGRRHLAPAIADFLVLYPGLDVQLHLIDSFIDMQGSHLGKVDLVLRAGQQVDTRMVATTLASIVRIACASPAYLKSRGTPSHPSELERHDGLDWDGLAPLFAWRFELDGQLQNHRPQRIRLSANNAEALLSGALAGLGIAHLPTWLASEHLLRGELVPLFCDSGLPKPETAGIYALRMEQHPNARSRLLLEYLKSRFSPIPPWDLALQSAMG; this comes from the coding sequence ATGAATCCCAATGCCCTCACTGAACAACTCGGACTGTTTCTCGATGTGCTGGAGGCCGGCAGCTTCTCCGCCGCCGCCCGCCGCCATCCCTTGACCCCCTCGGCCGTGGCCCGACGCATCGACGGCCTGGAAAAAGCCGTGGGTACGACCTTGTTCATGCGTACCACCCACGCGGTGGTGGCCACCGCCGCGGGCCTGGCATTCGCCGAACGGGCCCGGCGCATCGTCGCGGAGCTGCAACTGGCCCGGGCCGAGGCGGTGTCCTTGAGCCATGCGCCGGAGGGCCTGATCCGCATCGACGCCCCCGCAGCCTTCGGGCGTCGCCACCTGGCTCCAGCCATCGCCGATTTCCTGGTGCTCTATCCGGGCCTGGACGTGCAGTTGCACCTGATCGACAGCTTCATCGACATGCAGGGCTCGCACCTGGGCAAGGTCGACCTGGTACTGCGAGCCGGGCAGCAGGTGGATACCCGCATGGTCGCCACGACGCTGGCCAGCATCGTGCGCATCGCTTGCGCCAGCCCGGCCTACTTGAAGAGCCGCGGCACCCCGAGCCACCCGAGCGAACTCGAACGACATGACGGCCTCGACTGGGATGGCCTGGCACCGCTGTTCGCCTGGCGGTTCGAGCTCGACGGTCAGTTGCAGAACCATCGCCCGCAACGGATCCGCTTGAGTGCCAACAATGCCGAGGCCCTGTTGTCCGGCGCCCTGGCCGGCCTGGGCATAGCTCACCTGCCGACCTGGCTGGCCAGTGAACATCTGTTGCGCGGGGAACTGGTGCCACTGTTTTGCGACAGCGGTTTGCCCAAGCCGGAAACCGCCGGCATCTACGCCCTGCGCATGGAGCAACACCCCAATGCCCGTAGTCGCCTGCTGCTGGAGTACCTCAAGAGCCGGTTCAGCCCGATTCCTCCCTGGGACCTGGCACTGCAAAGCGCCATGGGCTGA
- a CDS encoding sulfite exporter TauE/SafE family protein — MIEWAMYLLLGAALGTVGGLFGIGGGLIAIPVLGVLFGLDQQLAQGTALVMVVPNVMLALWRYHQHNRIEARHALPLALMGFSFAWLGSIWAVGIDPQKMRVIFVAFLLALSGYNLLRLLGDRPAAASSMRYSWPWLGALGAASGALGGLFGVGSAVVATPVLTSVFGTTQVVAQGLSLALALPSTGVTLVTYGLHHQVNWLVGLPLAVGGLLSISWGVKVAHALPERLLRGLFCAFLVVCAVMLGLKL; from the coding sequence TTGATCGAATGGGCGATGTATCTATTGTTGGGCGCGGCGCTGGGAACGGTTGGCGGTCTGTTCGGCATCGGCGGCGGATTGATCGCCATCCCGGTGCTGGGCGTGTTGTTCGGCCTGGACCAGCAACTGGCCCAGGGGACGGCGCTGGTGATGGTGGTGCCCAACGTAATGCTGGCGCTATGGCGTTATCACCAGCACAACCGGATCGAAGCACGCCATGCCTTGCCCCTGGCGCTGATGGGCTTCAGTTTCGCCTGGCTCGGCTCGATCTGGGCAGTGGGCATCGATCCACAAAAAATGCGCGTCATTTTCGTCGCTTTCCTGTTGGCCCTGTCCGGTTACAACCTTTTGCGCCTGTTGGGCGACAGGCCTGCGGCGGCCTCCTCGATGCGCTATTCCTGGCCCTGGCTGGGGGCGCTGGGGGCGGCCTCCGGCGCCCTGGGCGGTCTGTTCGGGGTGGGCAGCGCGGTGGTAGCCACGCCGGTGCTGACCAGCGTGTTCGGCACCACCCAGGTGGTGGCCCAGGGCCTGTCCCTGGCCTTGGCCCTGCCCAGCACCGGCGTCACCCTGGTGACCTACGGCTTGCATCACCAGGTGAACTGGCTGGTGGGCCTGCCCTTGGCAGTCGGCGGCCTGTTGAGCATCAGTTGGGGGGTGAAGGTCGCCCATGCCCTGCCGGAGCGCCTGTTGCGCGGTTTGTTCTGCGCTTTCCTGGTGGTGTGCGCGGTGATGCTTGGCCTCAAGCTCTGA